A segment of the Deltaproteobacteria bacterium genome:
ATGCCCGTAAACGGAGGCGACGCGTGTTTCAAACGGATTCACTTCAGCCGGCTTGATGTCATCAGCCAAAAGGGCGTTATGCTTTGCCTGATTGATCCGGTGGGCGACCGCCTTGGGGTTTGCCCGCTGGGGATTGATGTTTAACTCCTCGAGGCATCGGGTGATCAGCGTCAACTGGTCACGGTCGTCGTAGATCGTAAAATCTCTGCCGTATCCCAGCGCTTCCGCGTGACGGCGAAGGATTCGGAGACAGGCGGAGTGAAATGTGGAAACCCATATGTCCTGCGCCACCCCTCCCAAAAGTTTTTCGACGCGTCCCTTCATTTCACCGGCCGCCTTGTTGGTGAAGGTGACGGCAAAAAGATTCCACGGCCGGATATTCTTTTTACGGAGAAGCCAGGCCATCCGATAGGCAAGAACCCGTGTCTTTCCGGAACCGGCCCCGGCCAAGACCAAGAGCGGGCCTTCGGTGTGGAGAACCGCTTCGCGCTGTTTGGGGTTTAATTGGGATAACATTATTGTACGGGCGCTACTTGCTACGCCCTGATTGGGCGGGGCAAGCCCCGCCCCTACATTCATTCGACTGTGACGCTCTTCGCCAAATTTCTCGGCTGATCCACATCGGTTCCTTTCAGATCAGCCACGTAATACGCCAACAACTGCAAAGGGAGACTCGCCAGAATCGGTGTAAGGTACCATTCCGATTTGGGAACATAAAAAACCGAGTCGCATTTCTTTTCGAACCGGAGGTCCCCCTCGGTGGCAATGGCAATAACGCGAGCCCCGCGCGCCTGCACCTCCTCGATATTCGAAATCATCTTTTCGCAGACACGATCCTGGGGAGCCAGGGCCACCACGGGGGCGCCCGGCTCGATAAGCGCGATGGGACCATGCTTCATCTCGCCGGCCGAATATCCCTCGGCATGAATGTAGGAGATTTCCTTAAGCTTGAGGGCCCCTTCGAGGGCGATGGGGTGATGAACCCCCCGGGCAATGAAATAAAAATCACGATGCCGATAAAATTTTCCGGCGATGGCGGCGATTCCATCGCTGTGCCCCAGCACCTTCTCCATCAGATAAGGAAGGCGGATCAGCTGGTTGACCGCCCTTTTGATATAGGAAGGTTTCAGCCATCCGTTTTTCTTTCCCAGATAGAGCGACAGCATCAAAAGAAGGGTCAACTGGGTGGTAAAGGCCTTCGTGGAGGCCACGCCGATTTCGGGCCCCGCGTTCGTGTAAAGGGTGGCATGAGCGGCACGCGGGATGCCGGAATCGATGGCGTTGCAGATCGAGATGACCTTTGCCCCCTTCCTGCGCGCCTCCTGCGCGCAGGCGAGCGTATCGGCCGTCTCCCCCGACTGTGAGATGACCAGAAGAAGCGTTTTGCGGTCGATAAACGGCTCGCGGTAGCGGAACTCGCTGGCGGTGTCGACACTGACCGGAATTTTGGCGATCGCCTCGATGAAATATTTTCCCGCCATCGCCGCATGCCAGCTGGTCCCGCAGGCGACAAGGTAAAAACGGTTGAAGAAAGGAAATTTCCCCTTTCCAAGAACCGGATCGATAACGCCCAGATTTATTTTTTCACTCCCCTTAAGGACACGACCGATCAGCGTATCCCCGACGGCGCGCGGCTGTTCAAAGATTTCCTTCAGCATGAAATGCTTGTATCCCCCTTTTTCGGCCATCTCGGCGCTCCACTGGATTTCTTTGGCTGACTTTTTTATTTCTTTTCCATTTTTCCCCAGCACTGAAACACTTCGGCCGGTCAGCACCGCCATTTCATCGTCTTCGAGAAAAACCACCTTTTTGGTATAGGGGAGAACCGCGGGGATATCGGAGGCGACAAAGTTTTCGTTTTCCCCAAGCCCCACCACCAGAGGCGAACCCTTTTTGGCGGCGTAGACCTTGTCCGGCTCCTCCAAATCCAGAACGGCGAGGGCATAGGTCCCCTCCAGCTCGGACAACGCCTTTTGAAAGGCCGGAAAGAAGGGGACATTTTTTTTCAGATGGCGGTTGATGACATGACAGATGATCTCGGTGTCGGTTTCGGACTTGAGGCGGACGCCTGCGGCGGTCAGCTCTTCTTTCAGGGAATGATAATTTTCGACAATGCCGTTGTGCACCAGGACAACCCGCCCCGCCTGGTGGGGATGGGCGTTTTTCTCCGAGGGTTTTCCGTGCGTGGCCCAGCGCGTGTGGCCGATTCCTGCATGGCCCGGAGGCGTTTGTTGCCCAATGCGGGCCACCAACTGCGACAGTTTCCCCTCAGCCCGGCGGATCGACACGTGGTGGTCATTGACCACGGCAATTCCCGCCGAATCGTAGCCGCGGTATTCGAGCCTTTTCAAGCCCTCGAGAAGAACAGGGGTTACTTCGCGATAGCCGATGTAGCCGACGATCCCGCACATAAGATTTGGGGCCCTTTCGGCCCTTTAAGGAAACTACTCGTATTTATTTTATTTTTTATCGGGCCTCAAATGGGCCCAAACCCCGCGTTCAGGACGGGGCAAGCCCGATCCTTCACTTATCTTTTAATATTGAATGGAGCTAGAAAAGGAAAGTAAAATTCGGGGGGAGATTTGAATACAGCATTGGCTCGGGCAAATGTTTTTTGGCCCTCCACGCCTCATCCACCGGATCGGGAATCGGGGCATAACATGAAGTGAGAGTGCCGGGGAACAACTCTTTAAGGGGTACTTCAACGGACCGGACTTCCGAGGTCCTGATCAGCTTTTCGTAGGCCGCCTCATAGACCTGCTGAAGATTCAACCCCTTTGTCTCAAGAAGCGTCTCCACCGCCTTTTCCCGCTCTCCTGCTCTGCCGTAAAAATCGGGATGCGCCGCAACCGTATCGCCGGTGATTTTGAGGACATCATACTCAATTTCAACCGGGACAGGAGAGGGAAGTTTGACCGTATAACTCTGTCCCCGTTTTTTACCGTATTCATCCAGCAATATCGGATTGGTTTTTTCGGTGAGATGCGTTTGTAGCCACCAGGCCAGATTTCGGGCGTCAGCGTTTTTCATCCGCATGCAACCGTGCGAGGCCGGTCGGCCGATGGATGATTCGTTGTTGGTGCCATGCAAAAAAATCGCCTCCCCCATGTCCATCTTGACCACGCCGAGAGGATTTTGAGGCCCCGGCGGTTCCGGCTTTGCCCCCTTGGCCCAGGGGCTGGGAGGGGGAAACCACCAGGGGTTCCAGACAATCATCGTGAGATTTCTCGGACCGATCGGGGTTTTGTAAACCGGAGACCCGACGGCAATCGGGAAACGATCAATGAGTTGATCCTCATTATATAAGGAAACCTGGCGGGCGGGGATGTTGATGATGAGTTTAGGACTTACCCCCTCGGCCCGGACGAAAAGGGAAGAAAACCAGACCGAAAAAAACAGAGAAACTGCAGTGATTTTGGCCCCTTGCATACTTCAAGAGCCACCCCAATGTTTTATCCTATCACACTATTTTTTCTTTTTCCTCTGTTTTTTTGCCCAGTTTTTGATCTCCACTTGGGGGGGACGTGTGAGGGCCAGACTACGCGGTTTGACGTTTTTGGTGATGGTGGAGCCGGCGCCGATAACGGCCCCACGGCCAATGCGGACAGGGGCGACAAACTGGGTGTCGCTCCCGACAAAAACGTCGTCTTCGAGAACGGTTTTGTATTTATTGAAGCCGTCGTAGTTGCAGGTGATGGTGCCGGCACCGACGTTTACCCCTTTGCCGATCAAGGCATCGCCGATGTAGGATAGATGATTGGCCTTGGAGCCTTTGCCGATTTTGGATTTTTTGACCTCCACAAAATTGCCGACTTTGGCGCCAGGGCCGATCCGGGCCTTCGACCTCAAGTGCGCAAAAGGGCCGATCGTCGCCCCCTTTTCGATCCGGCTTTTTTCGATGTAAGACGAGGCCTTGATGGTGACGAAATCGTCCAGGACCGAATCTTTGATCATCGATCCCGGTTCAACAAGGCAATGTTTGCCGATGACCGTTTTTCCCCGAAGAGAAACAGGGGCCTCAACGAGCGTCCCCGCCCCGATGCGAACACCGGCATCGATAACCACATTTTCGAAACCGGAAAATCGGACGCCCTCGGCCATCAACAACTTGACTCGTTCGCGGTTGATCCACCTGCTGACGCATGTCAGGTCCTCCTGCGTATTAACCCCCAGCCCATCCGCCGGATCGGCAACCGTTACGGTGGCGAGAGTTTTCTGCTCGTGAAAAGCCAGACCGACAAGATCGGTGAGATAATATTCCCTTTTGATATTTTTGTTTTCGATCTGTTTTAATTTCTCCTTGAGAAAAGGACCGTTGATCAGATAGACGCCTGTATTGATTTCCGCGATTTTTCGCTGATCTTCATCGGCATCTTTCTCCTCGACAATGGCGCACGGCTCGCCCCGTGAAGTGCGAAGGACCCGTCCATAACCGAAAGGATCGGGCAGAACAGCGGTGACAAAGGTCAATACGGCGTTTTTTTCGCGGTGCGTCCGGATAAGATTTTCCAGCGTCGATTTTTTGAGAAGCGGCATGTCGCCGCAAAGGATCAAGACATCTCCGTTAAAGTTTTTCAGGGCCTTCAACCCCATCTGCACCGCATGGGCCGTCCCCAGGGGAGAATCCTGAACGGCAAAGGTGACGCGCCCAGGGCCGAGGTCGGAAACCCCCTTGCGGACCGCCCCATTCTTTTTGCCGATGACCAGAACAATGGGTGTGACGCGCAATCGCCTGCAGAGGTCGAGCGGATAAGAGATAAGCGGTTTTCCCCCCACCGGATGAAGAACCTTGGGAACTTCCGACTTCATCCGGGTCCCGGCCCCGGCGGCAAGAAGGAGAACAGCGATTGACATTTTGGGGGAAATTACTTGAGCAATACGGGAAAGTCAATTAGACCTGTAAAAAATGGTTAGGCCGAAAGGGCCCCAACTATGATTGTCGCACACTTAAAAAACCTCCGGGCGTCAAGGGCCCGCCTTGTCAAGGGACAGCAGATTGTCGAAATCGACGCCGCCCAGATTAAAAAAGGGGATTTAATCCGGGTCATGCCCGGCGAGACAATCTCCTGCGACGGAGAGGTTGTGGCGGGAACCACCCGGACGGACGAGTCGATGTTCACCGGCGATCCCCTCCCTGTTCTGAAGGCAAAAGGGGAATGGGTCACCGGAGGTTCATTAAATCAGGACGGGGCCATCACCATTCAGGCCGAACAAACAACATGTGACGGCTTCCTCGAACAACTGATCCGGCTGGTGGAAGGGGCCATCGCCGGTTACTCCAGGGCAATCAGGCGCTACCAGGCGGTTATCCTCTTCGGCCTGACGGTTGTTTCAACGGGAGGACTCTTTGCCTTTCTGACCCTAAAGCCCGAAATTGCCGCCTTAAGATTGGTCTTTCTGCTGGTCATTGCGGCCCTCCCCGCCACAGTCACGTTGATGGTCATGCCAAAGATCCTTTTTACCGCCCTGGATGCCACCGTCCGAAAGGGCATTCTGTTACGAGATTGTTCTTTCTTCTTTCTCTTGTCCCGGATGAAGGCCATCTTTTTCGAAAAAACGGGAACCCTGACAAAGGGGGAATTCGTATTTTCTCAAACGTTGTTGGAACAGGGGATCAATCAGGAAACGCTCCTCTCCGCCATTTTTTCTCTTGAGGCGATGTCCACCCATCCACTGGCGGCGGGAATGAAAACGCACCCGTGGCATCTTGAAATCCCCAAATATCCGGTCGAGAATTTCCAGAGCCATCCAGGACTTGGCCTTTGCGGCACGATCCGGGAGGCGGGAGGAAAGGCCCATTTTGTCTGTGTGGGGAACATCCGGTTTCTGAAACGGTTCCAACTG
Coding sequences within it:
- the glmS gene encoding glutamine--fructose-6-phosphate transaminase (isomerizing) — its product is MCGIVGYIGYREVTPVLLEGLKRLEYRGYDSAGIAVVNDHHVSIRRAEGKLSQLVARIGQQTPPGHAGIGHTRWATHGKPSEKNAHPHQAGRVVLVHNGIVENYHSLKEELTAAGVRLKSETDTEIICHVINRHLKKNVPFFPAFQKALSELEGTYALAVLDLEEPDKVYAAKKGSPLVVGLGENENFVASDIPAVLPYTKKVVFLEDDEMAVLTGRSVSVLGKNGKEIKKSAKEIQWSAEMAEKGGYKHFMLKEIFEQPRAVGDTLIGRVLKGSEKINLGVIDPVLGKGKFPFFNRFYLVACGTSWHAAMAGKYFIEAIAKIPVSVDTASEFRYREPFIDRKTLLLVISQSGETADTLACAQEARRKGAKVISICNAIDSGIPRAAHATLYTNAGPEIGVASTKAFTTQLTLLLMLSLYLGKKNGWLKPSYIKRAVNQLIRLPYLMEKVLGHSDGIAAIAGKFYRHRDFYFIARGVHHPIALEGALKLKEISYIHAEGYSAGEMKHGPIALIEPGAPVVALAPQDRVCEKMISNIEEVQARGARVIAIATEGDLRFEKKCDSVFYVPKSEWYLTPILASLPLQLLAYYVADLKGTDVDQPRNLAKSVTVE
- a CDS encoding L,D-transpeptidase family protein; the encoded protein is MQGAKITAVSLFFSVWFSSLFVRAEGVSPKLIINIPARQVSLYNEDQLIDRFPIAVGSPVYKTPIGPRNLTMIVWNPWWFPPPSPWAKGAKPEPPGPQNPLGVVKMDMGEAIFLHGTNNESSIGRPASHGCMRMKNADARNLAWWLQTHLTEKTNPILLDEYGKKRGQSYTVKLPSPVPVEIEYDVLKITGDTVAAHPDFYGRAGEREKAVETLLETKGLNLQQVYEAAYEKLIRTSEVRSVEVPLKELFPGTLTSCYAPIPDPVDEAWRAKKHLPEPMLYSNLPPNFTFLF
- the glmU gene encoding bifunctional UDP-N-acetylglucosamine diphosphorylase/glucosamine-1-phosphate N-acetyltransferase GlmU; this encodes MSIAVLLLAAGAGTRMKSEVPKVLHPVGGKPLISYPLDLCRRLRVTPIVLVIGKKNGAVRKGVSDLGPGRVTFAVQDSPLGTAHAVQMGLKALKNFNGDVLILCGDMPLLKKSTLENLIRTHREKNAVLTFVTAVLPDPFGYGRVLRTSRGEPCAIVEEKDADEDQRKIAEINTGVYLINGPFLKEKLKQIENKNIKREYYLTDLVGLAFHEQKTLATVTVADPADGLGVNTQEDLTCVSRWINRERVKLLMAEGVRFSGFENVVIDAGVRIGAGTLVEAPVSLRGKTVIGKHCLVEPGSMIKDSVLDDFVTIKASSYIEKSRIEKGATIGPFAHLRSKARIGPGAKVGNFVEVKKSKIGKGSKANHLSYIGDALIGKGVNVGAGTITCNYDGFNKYKTVLEDDVFVGSDTQFVAPVRIGRGAVIGAGSTITKNVKPRSLALTRPPQVEIKNWAKKQRKKKK
- a CDS encoding HAD-IC family P-type ATPase → MIVAHLKNLRASRARLVKGQQIVEIDAAQIKKGDLIRVMPGETISCDGEVVAGTTRTDESMFTGDPLPVLKAKGEWVTGGSLNQDGAITIQAEQTTCDGFLEQLIRLVEGAIAGYSRAIRRYQAVILFGLTVVSTGGLFAFLTLKPEIAALRLVFLLVIAALPATVTLMVMPKILFTALDATVRKGILLRDCSFFFLLSRMKAIFFEKTGTLTKGEFVFSQTLLEQGINQETLLSAIFSLEAMSTHPLAAGMKTHPWHLEIPKYPVENFQSHPGLGLCGTIREAGGKAHFVCVGNIRFLKRFQLQISRAMREGVEEREMMGETALVCGWDGQAKGLISFADAFRTDVKPMLDSLSKQGIKPIMITGDQGEAIAQLTYAHGLHQIYDRCLPEEKISKIKKQQWGGKIVGLVGSPRNEGPALAQADVGMIIGAGTRRVASAPVSFLGEKFSGLTTLLTYAQKVASTITASVTAALLTHAMLLSLAFFGFIHLPGVAAASCLMVFWLTVFPLRLKKWLDRQSPAETRLKPDLRQSTPLPEKSLPSHPTASALPG